A genomic region of Kineococcus rhizosphaerae contains the following coding sequences:
- a CDS encoding cytochrome b, translating to MSTIDKTAAGVANFADDTVGASKVVNGFARKIFPDHWSFMLGEVTLYSFVILLLTGTFLTFFYEPSAAETVYQGNYVPLVGQHVSEAYESTLRLSFDIRGGLLMRQIHHWAALVFVAATVVHMARVFFTGAFRKPREVNWVIGSILAILAVVEGFTGYSLPDDLLSGTGIRIADAIILAVPVVGSYISFFLFGGEFPGTDFIPRFFTIHILLLPAIILALVAVHLMLVVVHKHTQYPGPGRTEDNVVGFPLFPVYMAKAGGFFFIVFGVIAALGALVQINAIWAYGAYDPSPVTAGSQPDWYMGWADGAVRLMPGWLEFEAFGYTFSFNILTALIICGVMVVAGIVYPWIEQAATGDRREHHLLDRPRNQPTRTGLGVMALTLYGLLWISGGNDIIAHMLGLSINDITRLLRVGIFAFPALAFVITKRICLGLQRKDREKALHGRETGRIVRLPHGEFIEVHAPLTDLERWTLVQHDSLRPMEIEDRVDAGNPDTLFGKVQRRLSKFYFEDRVEPVTPAELAASHHDHHSELESAHADELDRADNPAIGTSQTLHG from the coding sequence ATGAGCACCATCGACAAGACGGCGGCGGGCGTCGCGAACTTCGCCGACGACACCGTCGGGGCGAGCAAGGTCGTCAACGGCTTCGCCCGCAAGATCTTCCCGGACCACTGGTCGTTCATGCTCGGTGAGGTCACGCTCTACAGCTTCGTGATCCTCCTGCTCACCGGGACGTTCCTGACGTTCTTCTACGAGCCGAGCGCGGCCGAGACGGTCTACCAGGGGAACTACGTCCCCCTGGTCGGCCAGCACGTGTCCGAGGCCTACGAGTCGACCCTGCGGCTCTCGTTCGACATCCGCGGCGGTCTGCTCATGCGGCAGATCCACCACTGGGCGGCCCTGGTCTTCGTCGCCGCGACGGTCGTCCACATGGCCCGCGTGTTCTTCACCGGCGCCTTCCGCAAGCCGCGCGAGGTCAACTGGGTCATCGGTTCGATCCTGGCCATCCTGGCGGTCGTCGAGGGCTTCACCGGGTACTCCCTGCCCGACGACCTGCTGTCCGGCACCGGGATCCGCATCGCGGACGCGATCATCCTGGCCGTGCCCGTGGTCGGCAGCTACATCAGCTTCTTCCTCTTCGGCGGCGAGTTCCCCGGCACGGACTTCATCCCGCGCTTCTTCACGATCCACATCCTGCTGCTGCCGGCGATCATCCTCGCGCTGGTCGCCGTCCACCTGATGCTGGTCGTCGTGCACAAGCACACGCAGTACCCCGGCCCGGGCAGGACCGAGGACAACGTCGTCGGGTTCCCGCTCTTCCCGGTGTACATGGCCAAGGCCGGCGGGTTCTTCTTCATCGTCTTCGGCGTCATCGCCGCCCTCGGGGCCCTGGTGCAGATCAACGCGATCTGGGCCTACGGCGCCTACGACCCCTCCCCGGTCACCGCGGGTTCGCAGCCCGACTGGTACATGGGCTGGGCCGACGGCGCGGTGCGCCTGATGCCGGGCTGGCTGGAGTTCGAGGCCTTCGGGTACACGTTCTCGTTCAACATCCTCACGGCGCTCATCATCTGCGGCGTCATGGTGGTGGCGGGCATCGTCTACCCGTGGATCGAGCAGGCCGCGACGGGCGACCGTCGTGAGCACCACCTGCTCGACCGTCCCCGCAACCAGCCGACCCGCACCGGCCTGGGCGTCATGGCGCTCACCCTGTACGGCCTGCTGTGGATCTCGGGCGGGAACGACATCATCGCCCACATGCTGGGGCTGTCGATCAACGACATCACCCGCCTGCTGCGCGTCGGCATCTTCGCCTTCCCGGCGCTGGCCTTCGTCATCACCAAGCGCATCTGCCTGGGCCTGCAGCGCAAGGACCGCGAGAAGGCGCTGCACGGTCGCGAGACCGGCCGCATCGTCCGCCTGCCCCACGGGGAGTTCATCGAGGTCCACGCGCCGCTCACGGACCTGGAGCGCTGGACCCTCGTCCAGCACGACAGCCTGCGGCCCATGGAGATCGAGGACCGCGTCGACGCCGGGAACCCGGACACGCTGTTCGGCAAGGTCCAGCGCCGGCTCTCGAAGTTCTACTTCGAGGACCGCGTCGAGCCGGTGACCCCGGCCGAGCTGGCCGCCTCGCACCACGACCACCACAGTGAGCTCGAGAGCGCCCACGCCGACGAGCTCGACCGGGCCGACAACCCCGCCATCGGGACGTCGCAGACCCTGCACGGCTGA
- a CDS encoding SDR family oxidoreductase, whose protein sequence is MTNPLSPGSLAGKRALITGSSRGIGAQTATYVAEAGASVVVNYRSKAPRADKLVSSLTASGATAIAVGADLTDPASVTAMFERVREEFGGLDLLFLNASGGMEQGMAEDYAMQLNRDAQVNALTTALPLLAPGSRIVFVTSHQAHFIETVETMPEYEQVARSKRAGEDALRELIPTIEAAGVEFVVVSGDMIEGTITATLLERSNPGALATRKEAAGKLYDVAGFAAEVALAAVEPVPADHTRYVGDISSFTG, encoded by the coding sequence GTGACCAACCCCCTCAGCCCCGGCAGCCTCGCCGGCAAGCGCGCCCTCATCACCGGTTCCTCCCGCGGCATCGGCGCCCAGACCGCGACCTACGTCGCCGAGGCCGGCGCCTCCGTGGTCGTCAACTACCGCAGCAAGGCGCCCCGCGCCGACAAGCTCGTCTCCTCCCTCACCGCGTCCGGCGCGACCGCGATCGCCGTGGGGGCCGACCTCACGGACCCGGCGTCGGTCACGGCCATGTTCGAGCGCGTCCGCGAGGAGTTCGGCGGCCTGGACCTGCTGTTCCTCAACGCCTCCGGCGGCATGGAGCAGGGCATGGCCGAGGACTACGCGATGCAGCTCAACCGCGACGCCCAGGTCAACGCGCTGACGACGGCGCTGCCCCTGCTGGCCCCCGGGTCGCGCATCGTCTTCGTGACGAGCCACCAGGCGCACTTCATCGAGACCGTCGAGACGATGCCCGAGTACGAGCAGGTGGCCCGCAGCAAGCGCGCCGGCGAGGACGCGCTGCGCGAGCTCATCCCCACGATCGAGGCCGCCGGCGTCGAGTTCGTCGTCGTCTCCGGCGACATGATCGAGGGCACCATCACCGCGACCCTGCTCGAGCGTTCCAACCCCGGGGCCCTGGCCACCCGCAAGGAGGCCGCCGGCAAGCTGTACGACGTCGCCGGGTTCGCCGCCGAGGTCGCGCTCGCGGCCGTCGAGCCGGTCCCGGCCGACCACACCCGCTACGTCGGGGACATCTCCAGCTTCACGGGCTGA
- a CDS encoding L,D-transpeptidase has protein sequence MSSGPSSALRRRTLVGALLAAAAVPVVAGCQSKSGAAGPGAGTGSPSASPSATPATITVSPANAAVDVRPDAPVTVSAADGTLTDVKVTAADGTVLDGALDAAGTTWTSSATLSTATAYTVHAVAANVAGTATTQDSTLTTLTPAATAFPSVSPLTGKEVGVGMPVIVTFDSPVAKDRRAVVEQHLVVTASPNPVEGSWSWQSDSKVEFRPAQYWPAHSAVHVDVDLGGVEVAPGVWGKTRDIDFTIGSAMVSTVDIAAHTLTVTRDGEVLKTIPVTLGQSGSGGKFVTRSGTKVIMSLEASRQMNSETTGIGQNDPNYYNVNVKYAMRVTNSGEFLHAAPWSVGSQGRANVSHGCTGMSTENAKWMFDHSKMGDVVVYTGSDRTIEPGNGFNVWNQTYQQWQQGSALTA, from the coding sequence CCGGGACGGGGAGCCCGTCGGCCTCGCCGTCGGCCACCCCCGCCACGATCACCGTCAGCCCGGCGAACGCCGCCGTCGACGTGCGGCCCGACGCCCCCGTCACCGTCAGCGCCGCCGACGGCACGCTCACCGACGTGAAGGTCACCGCCGCCGACGGCACCGTCCTGGACGGCGCCCTCGACGCCGCGGGCACGACGTGGACCTCCTCGGCCACCCTCAGCACGGCCACTGCCTACACGGTGCACGCCGTCGCCGCGAACGTGGCGGGGACGGCCACCACCCAGGACTCCACGCTCACGACGCTGACGCCGGCGGCGACCGCGTTCCCGTCCGTCTCGCCGCTGACCGGCAAGGAGGTGGGCGTCGGGATGCCGGTCATCGTCACCTTCGACAGCCCGGTGGCGAAGGACCGGCGCGCCGTCGTCGAGCAGCACCTGGTGGTGACGGCGTCCCCGAACCCCGTCGAGGGGTCGTGGAGCTGGCAGTCCGACAGCAAGGTCGAGTTCCGCCCCGCCCAGTACTGGCCGGCGCACTCCGCCGTCCACGTCGACGTCGACCTCGGGGGCGTCGAGGTCGCTCCCGGCGTCTGGGGCAAGACCCGCGACATCGACTTCACCATCGGCTCGGCCATGGTCAGCACCGTCGACATCGCCGCCCACACCCTCACCGTCACCCGCGACGGGGAGGTGCTCAAGACCATCCCCGTCACCCTGGGGCAGTCCGGCAGCGGCGGGAAGTTCGTCACGCGCAGCGGGACGAAGGTCATCATGAGCCTCGAGGCCTCGCGGCAGATGAACTCCGAGACCACCGGGATCGGGCAGAACGACCCCAACTACTACAACGTCAACGTCAAGTACGCGATGCGCGTCACCAACTCGGGCGAGTTCCTGCACGCCGCCCCCTGGTCGGTCGGCTCGCAGGGCCGGGCCAACGTGAGCCACGGCTGCACGGGGATGAGCACCGAGAACGCGAAGTGGATGTTCGACCACTCCAAGATGGGCGACGTCGTCGTCTACACCGGCAGCGACCGGACCATCGAGCCGGGCAACGGGTTCAACGTCTGGAACCAGACCTACCAGCAGTGGCAGCAGGGTTCCGCGCTGACCGCCTGA
- a CDS encoding lysylphosphatidylglycerol synthase transmembrane domain-containing protein, producing the protein MAAGFRADRLRRPRLARRVWRVALLVATVVAVVVLARRLEAADLAQRLRTAEPAWLLAAAACSLLPLYGNVASMTALSPVRIPVGRTTVLWLATSFVNLVTPSSTGGVALTVRYLQQRGLPLVVAATTIGIVQSTSFVVTGLLVAGCLVVAGRDPDTAVTLPWPVLGGAVVVAGVAFLVVRWWPRARRFVATAVVDPVRAEWPALRRVLTHPLRVLVALLGHLAVPLGFAATLACCARAVGGDPPLALLVLVVVGSSAVTAAVPVPGGIGASEAALAAGLAAAGLPGEAALSAALLHRALTFWVRVPFAWVALLRLRRQGAV; encoded by the coding sequence GTGGCAGCAGGGTTCCGCGCTGACCGCCTGAGGCGGCCCCGCCTCGCCCGCCGGGTGTGGCGGGTCGCGCTCCTGGTCGCCACCGTCGTCGCCGTCGTCGTGCTCGCGCGCCGGCTCGAGGCGGCCGACCTGGCGCAGCGACTGCGCACGGCCGAGCCCGCGTGGCTGCTCGCCGCGGCGGCGTGCTCGCTGCTGCCGCTGTACGGCAACGTGGCGTCCATGACGGCGCTGTCGCCCGTGCGGATCCCCGTGGGGCGCACGACGGTGCTGTGGCTGGCCACCTCCTTCGTGAACCTGGTGACCCCCTCCAGCACGGGCGGGGTGGCCCTGACCGTGCGGTACCTGCAGCAGCGCGGTCTGCCGCTGGTGGTGGCGGCGACCACCATCGGCATCGTCCAGTCCACCTCGTTCGTCGTGACGGGCCTGCTGGTCGCCGGCTGCCTCGTCGTGGCCGGCCGCGACCCCGACACCGCCGTGACGTTGCCCTGGCCCGTCCTCGGCGGCGCCGTCGTGGTCGCAGGGGTGGCGTTCCTCGTGGTGCGCTGGTGGCCCCGGGCGCGCCGGTTCGTCGCCACCGCCGTCGTCGACCCCGTGCGCGCGGAGTGGCCCGCGCTGCGGCGGGTCCTGACCCACCCGCTGCGGGTGCTCGTCGCCCTGCTCGGCCACCTCGCCGTCCCGCTGGGCTTCGCGGCGACGCTGGCGTGCTGCGCCCGGGCCGTCGGGGGAGACCCCCCGCTCGCCCTGCTCGTGCTCGTCGTCGTGGGCAGCTCGGCGGTGACCGCCGCCGTCCCCGTGCCCGGGGGCATCGGGGCCTCCGAGGCGGCGCTGGCGGCCGGTCTGGCCGCCGCGGGCCTGCCGGGGGAGGCGGCGCTGTCGGCGGCTCTGCTGCACCGGGCGCTGACGTTCTGGGTGCGCGTGCCGTTCGCGTGGGTGGCGCTGCTGCGGCTCCGGCGCCAGGGGGCGGTCTGA